The genomic DNA ACCCCAGGGCAAAGCTCCCATCAAGCTGATGAGCAAGGAAGGGGTGGCTACTCTCCCTCCCAGACATTAACCTctcttgcctctcttctgccATTTAACTGTTTCTCAAGGACACAGAGAGTTCAGGGTACCCCAAGCTGGCCCCGTTTCTGCCACGCTGCACAGGACCTTTCAATTGCTCCCAACGGCCCACAGAGGGCACTCCCACCACACCCAGCCATTATCCCCTCTTACCATCCTGCCTCACCAAGCCCTGCTGGATATAGCGAATATACGTGAAAAAGTTGCACACCGCTGTGAtctgagagagagtgagagagagagagagagagagagagagaaacaggagtCAGCTATAGAACTGCTTTGCCTGTCAAGGGGCCAGCCACAGTACCCAGCAGGAGTACTCTCTCAACACACTCAGCACCTGGAAAATAGCACCACAATTCTGTCAGAacgaaagagaggaagaaagctggTAAAAATAACAAAGTTCTGGGCATCTGCAATCTCATCCCAAGATATTGCACCACCCAAGGCACATAAAGTGTGCAAGAACTCCAGATTATTGACAGCTTCAGACATAAGCAATCACCATTGAAAGTAGCTGCAAAGCCAGGAACTTCCTTCAAGAACACTGTCACCTGCCTGAATGAAAAACTCTGGAGTTAAAGGTTTGTGCAGAAAGTGTGCGCCCAGGGAGGTAAAGGGAGTTCATGACATACTGCACTGTTTTGGTgcaagtgaccaaaaaaaaaaaaaaaaaaaaaaggtcaaattaaGGCCACAAGGAAACCCAACAGCCTGTCTCAGAAAGTTGCATGTTTGCAGGGCTGGCTCTTTTGATCTGCAGCTCAGGAAAGCATTCAGGCACACGCTTAATGCTGAGAACCTGCAGAACAGCACAGGGCATATGCTTTAAAGTGCTCTGCTGAATCAGGACCCCAACAGCAACATTAATAAATGGTTCACTTTCTCCCTGCCCTGtggaaaaaaaggacagtttGTTCTCATAGCCATTTGAGTCATTGATCTGTACTGGAACAGTAACAAAAGCCAGCATTTAAAGAGCTGAAAATTAGTCTTCTACAAAGAatggggaaaacaggaaaaaaaaaaaaagaagaaagaagataggTTCTGTAATGAATTAAACCATGGAAGATTGTCACACTGAAGACAGATTGCCTGAAGGAACATAAGCTAGAGCACCATACCCCGAGATGGACCCGAGACCTACACCCTAAGCAGCCCTGACCAAGGGCCACCCCAACTCCAGGAACCAAACTCAACCCTCACAGGCCTCTGTCAGTTTGAAGGCTGACCCAAGAGCTCTTCCATCTTGGGATTTGGAACAGTTTTGGAGGCCAAGGTACCCTGGGAAGCTGGAAAACTTACCCTGGCCCTGCAGGATGGTGAAATGTAGTAGTAATTCCCAGAATCCCCCAGCATGATCCGGTGTTTGCAGGTCCTGGGGAGGCCACTTAGAGCACACTtcctgcagggaaagaaaaacaacactgcAGCCTATGGCAATCCAGGGGCACAGCAGAGCTTGGCAAttcaaaaagctaaagaaaatctCCAAAAAGAGATGAGAGCAAGAGCTCAGAAACCAGGCCTGCGTCAGCcagcttccagaagaaaaaacaggGCTAATACAAGCCTTTTGCTCCTCAGAAGCTTCCAGAAATAGCAGGTTTAGGAGACCTTAGACTACATATTTGGTACCATGAAATAGTCCGTGCCCAAGTAAACAACGATAGTATCCTTTCTGTGGCAGACAGCCTATAAccacagaaaacatgaaataagTTAGCCCGAAGCAGTGCATAATAAATATCATCAGGGCTCTGCACATCTCTTCTACATTCCAGGCGAGGCTTTAGCAGGAGCTTCTGCCCAAGCGTCTCAGTTTTCCTGCTGGGTTACTTACATGCTGCCTGGGGACTAAACCCAGTCTCACAACAGATAATTCCAGCTTTTGAGTAGGATCAGCCCCATCACTGGTAGGGCCCTGAAATTCATCTGGACTTGCCACCTTTCTTCAGTGTCCTCCAACGTGGCATTTTCCTCGAGAGGTGTCCCTGCTTGGACCTTACCATACACCTAAGGCTACAAGGCTACCACGCTCCAGGAAAAACACTTAAGGACAGCTGTTCACCTTGCAAGTGTTACATGGAAACttcaaaagaaagatttaaaagcgAGATCCCCTCTGTGGCACAAGAGGAAGCCAACAGGAATTCTGCGTGACCTCTCAGGCTTTTGTGCCACCCTTTCTCACCACCAAGCGGCACAAACCATAGTGTCACCAGCTGCTCAAACTGGGAACTCAAAAAAAGCTACATGGCAGCCTTTATGCTGGGCTCCTTTTAATTAATTGGAGCCCAAATCGAAGCcactgcacttgaagccacatgGAGTGGCTTTGCACCGATTTCAAAGGTTTCTGAATAAGGCTTGCTAAGAACAAGTCAATCCCTTCTTGTGCAGGCAGGGTAAAAGCTTAGCTCACAATTGCAAGGAGGTTGCAAGGAGACTGCAGGTcaagcagagaaaacagaagtcttttcaaggtggcccagagcccaggAAGATCAGCAAAGGACGTGATCAGCAAGAGGGGGGCATGCCCCTCTTTTCTTGCAATTTCCCTCCATTATTCACACAAAGCGATGAATGGTTCTCAGTACCAGCCAGTGGCTTCCTTCATCATCACTTAATGCAGTAAAGCAGAATTGCCTGCTGCATAGTCATTACCACAGTCTCAGAGACCAAGTGTCTGCATGGTGGAAGAGGGACATCACTCCCCAGCTGcaagaattgctccagaggccacaAAAGATGACATCGAACACAGCAGCAGACACTCTGGAGAGTTTCTGAGCGTATGTCAGTACTTGCTTTCCCCTCCTATCAAGCAAATATTAGCTAACAGATAAAAGTGGAAGCATGGGCTGCAAGCGTTCAGATGCAATGAGATGTGCTCGCTCCCCAAACATTAACACATCTGAAGAGGACTAAATCCTCAGAAAGTGCAGGACAACCTGTATCTTTCTAAAACGGATACCTTCAAGAGGTCCTTAATTTAGGCACTgcagaacatgaggaaaaaaagagaatcctGCTCGTTACTCCCAGCTGCACTGGTACCACTTCGTGTAACACAAGTTACCACAACTATAGCAAGGAGTAACCTAAACATGAGAACACCTGCCCTTTGGCACTCCACACACCAAGGTGCCTTGCCAAGCACACCATCAGGCCTCAGCATCTTCTGGACAGACCAGCATTTTACTCCAGTGTTGCATGGACAATGTCACAGAACGCAGCAGCCAACACAGTCCTGACCTGCCTAGGCTCCTGAAAGTTTTGGACTGGGGCCCATGCAATAGGGCacttgctttctctctgctgcacaacatgcccaaaGGTGCCATTAAAAATCAGCGTTTTGCATCTGAACACAGACGAGCCCCTTTTGGGCCATTTATTGCCAAGAGCAAGGCTATTTACCACCTCGTCTGGGTGGTAATTAAACAGCATTAAGAATTCAGGTTAGTTCAATTCTGGCCTCAAAGCTGCTAATCCCCATTAAGTTAGTAACTTGTTAATGGATCAGAGATCTCTGACCACTGACTAAACAAATAAATACTTCACTTACGTTACAATTTGTGACCGGAACCCACTGTGAAGagacaaaagaaatcagaagGAAACTGATTAGGATAAACACAGGATGGGTTGTTCTCAGCACAGGCCTGACACATGCTCATGGAACATTGTGTCCAAACAACCTGCGAGACGAGACGagagaaaaatgcagaagagcatGGTAGGAAGTCTGCCTGTGAGCAGAGTTCACAGTTACAGGAACACCTTAGCCTAGAAGGTGCTCTGCTTGAcagtggggagagggagaagaaggaagaatagAGAGCGCCTTGACCAGACTTCAATTTGATGGCTGAATGAAGTCCCCTTTCTTGGCCTGGAAGGGCACGTCACCTTCCgctgctgctctttttccttGAGGTAATTTGTTTGTCACATCAGACATACagccatgcagctctggagcagcCCCAGTCCCAATTCCAATAGTAAGGTGACAGCCTCAGAGATCAGCCTTGCCATCTCAGGGGGAGATGGCAAGCAGCAAGAAGGAGTCTCTCATGACCTAGGCCCAAATCCACCTGGAGCACTGTCAAAGTCAGCAGTGCAAGGCAAGCTCAAACCTCATGGGATGCAAGCACATGAAATAACACAGCTCCCACTTAGCTCTCTCACCCTAGGGTATGCACAAACACACTCTTCAGAGACCATTAAAATGGGTTTGCCTTTtaggaagaagggggggggggggggacaaaaaaacCACCAGACACACTCTTCTGAGCTTGAAGGCACTAACACACCACTGATACTCAGTGTCAGTACATCAGTTGAGCCGAAATATCAAACTCTTCACATGAGATGGAGGACTAAGTTGAGCTGAACTACTGCTGATTATAAACTAGGAGCACAATCAGCCGAGCCCTGGTACCTTTTTAGCTCATGCGACTGTGCAAGGCCTGGCCAAACACCATGCAGAGGTGGCAAAAAGACCAGcggcaagggaagaaaaagggagcaCAAAAAGGTTCCTTACTTTGGCCCACCACACTCTACTGCTGACACCTTCACCACAGGCAGCGTCTGCGAAGCAACAGGCTCAATAGTGAGTGTGTTCTGCTCCACAGCTACTCGCACCAGCTCCGATAGctgcagcaaagagaaaagactGCAGGTATGGACGTGCAACTGCCACCTCCAGAGAGGGTGCAACTTCAGTGCTGCCTAACTGCgcaatttttctcctcttttcccagcACTCACCTCCTGCTTAGTGAAGTCCAGACATGGTCCTACATCTTCTCGGTAAATTCTGTCCAAGAAGGAGCAGGATTTATCCAGAGTTGGAGACTCCTTCCAGGCCTGGAACTCAGCAAATAAAATGGAGTCGACCTGCAGCAAGTGTCcaagaaggacgggaagaggaaaGTTTGGACGAAGAGAGAGGTACCATATCAGAAGGCTTCTGTTAGCGAGCAGGTAAACCTAGCTTCTAAACACATCTGCTTGGCATTGAGAAAGGCTCAAACATCACAAAAGCATCTGATGGAAGCTGGCTCACTCACAGGGTCTTCCGTTTCCCACCCATCAGCAGTTATGCACCAGACTGACACAGCTATAGTGAGTTTATTCTGCCAGAAACCTGCAGACACCTGCATCTCTTAtcttcctccaggcaggccagAGCCTTTGCTGCAGGAAAGCCACCAGGCAACTGCTGCATGGACCAAGTCCCCACTCAGCCCATGACAAGAACAACAAGGGCAGCTGAATGGCAAAGCACAGTAGCAACGACACCCAGGACACAGGAGACAGAACCCCTGTAAGCAAAGGATTGCTACAAAGAAAGGATGAACTGAAGAAAGCTACCAACAAACAGCCATCAGCAAGACTACAATCAGCAAGTCCAAGTAACAAGGTGTGCCAGCCCTTTAAAGACCACTCCAAGTCCAGAACTTGAGTGTTCAGGGAGCCTCAGAAGTAATGGGAACACCGGGCAGTCACATAGGCTGGCAGAGGCAAGCCGAGTGTAAAAAGCTAGGTCTCTTAAAGGGAGCTGAAAGAGCAGGAATAGATCCAGATTCCAATGCCTACTCATTCCCTTTACAGATGGGCTTGCAAGTATTACCACTCCTCAGCAATAAGAGGCCCAGGACAGAGTTTGCTCCCCTCTCCTGAGCCAGTAGGAAGGTCACTCCCTCCATCCTGCATTCGCGGCTGGCTGGAGACTCTCTGGGACCCAACACTTCAACCCCAGATGGTAGCATCAGCCCAACCACCAACCTGACTGACAGAGCATCTCCTTAAAAGGCCAGCAAATCCTGTTAAAGCTGccgaaaggagaaggaggagaaaaaccacaacaagaaaaacccacaaaagaaaaaacaaacaaaccacacaccacTGAGCAATACAGAGAATGAGTGAACAAAGCTGAGAAAGGTCCGAGTTCTAGCACACTCGCTCTGTGCTAGGGAGACCGCTCACCTGGTGCCAGGAGACAGCTTCAGAGCCACAAGATGGAAAAACAAtttgagaaacaaacagaaacaaaacaaaaatggaggTTAGCATAAAAGGAAGCTAGAACTGAAAAGCTGGAAGTGCGAGAGGCACGTGGGTCCCACCCTCCCCAATCCTGTTCTGAATGCCTTGCCCAGCCTCCAAAAAGGTTACCTGCCACAAGGATGAGGAAGCATCTGCCCCCAAGGCCTGCCAGCCTGGTTCATAGGTGATGTGGATAGCCTTCCCAGGGATGATACaaaggagcagagagaggagagcagGTACCCCAGACTTcgagggcagaggaagagagagacagtCAAGGAAAGGGTTTAGAGATAGGCAAGAAAGAGACGTAAAAAGAACATGAGACAAACAGAAGATAAAGAGACAGGCTGAAGCCCCTCTCCTTCTGGGAGCTAAGTACACTCCTCAAGATATCACGGGGCCACAAGCCACGCTTTGGACTTCAGCCTGAGGTGCAAAAAAGGGAACAGCAGTTCTGCCATTTTTAGGCTCAGTTTAAGAAGGTGCATGTTTTTCCATAAAGCACTGAGCACTTACTCTCCCAGTGCCAGATTCCCTTTTATCACCTCTCGCATAGGCAATTTGGGAGGCAGAAgtttaagaagttaaaaaaaaaaaaaaagaaaaacaaaacatatacaaCACAGTCATCCTTAATACATAAAACTAGTTACTTAGGGAACTTAGTCACTTCAAAAGCCTTGGCATTTTAAGCCCACAGATATCTGCAGCAAATGGAAACGTCTATACACAGAAATGCGATCTGTAACATTGACAGGTCCAGACCTTCAAGCAGCAAGTCATTTATAAGAGCTAGCATTTCTCTGAACAACATCCACGCAAGCGTTGCTGAGGTTGAGCTGAGAATAGCCCAATGAACGACCCAGTCGGCAAAAGTTATCCCTGCTTAGTGTAGGCACAGGGTGACTTCTACAGGGTAGCAAGTGATTCACCTaactcggggtgggggggtgggatcCTCAGGTTTGCAGCTCCTCTGTCCTCACTGAAGGAATAGTTAGCATTGGGAGAGGTCACAGGACCTAAATattaaaaacttttcttcttGGCCCCCAAAGCAGCTTCTGACTGACTATATATTTGACTCCAGCTTCTAGCATGTCTGGACTCTTCTCTGCTTGACTAAGAGAAACCAGTGCAGCACGGCTTTACAGTTACTGTGCTGATTTTCTCCTTAGTTTTCTTTCTAATATAGCTTTCTATCCTCGTTCTGTGAGCAGAGTTAAAGATCTTCACCTCTTGTTGTTCCTGCTGTCGCAGGACAGGGACTAGAGCCAACACTGCCTGAAGCATTTCCTCCAAACTCTAGAAACAAGAGCACTACATAAAAGCTAACAAGGCACATTCATCAAATTCATTGCCAAACGCTGAGGTTACCACTGTCGCCAGCAGAGTCTTGTTTGGTGAGGGTGCTCATTTCATTAACTGCCTTTATGCTCGTGTCCTCCACGCGTGCCAAGCGACCAGGTGCCTCCCCGTTCCCTGCACACTGCCTCAAGacagaagctgcagctcctgaaaaatcagcagacctgttccccacccccccaccttCCTCTGTATTTTCGCTCATTTTCATTCTTCCTGACCAAATTCCACAAGCAGTCTTCTTTCTGGTCCCTGGCACAGCTGTGCACACATCTGGCTAGTCTCAGCTGGAAAGGTCCTTCTAGCAGGCAAGACTGTTACTTAGACCCAAGGTCACAGCAGGGagggaacaaacagaaaagatcattaaaaaaaaaaaatcagtgaagggaATTAAACAGGATTGGTTGAAAGATATTATCAAATGCCTTTTATGCTTCTCAATAACATGCGGTTGGTGAGGAAGACAAACATTAAGTATATACCTTGTACAAAGAAGAACAGTGACATGCCCAAGagcaaacaacaggaaaaagagaTCAGAAGTTCATGGAGGAGTCCTGGCATCCAGGCCTGGACTCCAACCATTAAGCCATACTAGGTACCAAAGCCAATCATGTCAGAGTAGGTAGCGGTTTCAACTGTCAAGATGCAGCAGAAAACTGGCTCTCTACTCAGCAGCTCCTGACACACCCACCGTCAGCACTGCTGACTCTTGGATCTGTCCATGCCCTTTGGGGATCCCTAAACTGCTTCCTCTAGCAGTTTTCCTGAAGCAGCCTTGAATGCCATTCCCAGAAGAGGAAGTCTCCACAAATGGAAACCCTCCAGGGCCTGGCTCAGCACAGTTTGGGGAACAAGTCACACTTCTGCTCACACAACTTCTCGCAACATTGAAAACCACAGAGCTTTCCAGGAAGCCCCGCACAGAACCTTGCCTTTGGAGCACAGTGACAGCAGTGCTCCAAGGCTGAGGGAGTCAGTTGCCCTCACCTACCTCTTTGCACTCGTGGCTGACTGGCTCTGGGGTCACAATCTGGCTGGCAGCTGAGACCACCGCGCTGCTGGTGCTCTTGTTTCGGCCATGCCCTTTCCTGAAGACAGCTTTGGAGGGACTCTGAAGCTGGGGGTGCAGCTCCCGGTTTGGAGAGGAAGGTGTGGATGTGATCACCAGAGTCTTCAAAGCTGTCACCTCAGCCTGCAGCATGTCAATCTGAGGAGACAAGGCAAGAGTCAGCAGCACCTTCAGCACCTGCTGAGCCTGGAGCACACCACCAAACACAAAAGCCAAAGAGAACCCCGACAGGCTACATAAGGCTACCAGCTACAggcccagtcatgaagccttctCCTCGTTCCCCCAAACACCTGCCATCACCTAGAATCTTAACTAAAGAAACAATAGCATTTGGGAATCCATCCCTCACCACCTAAACAGTTTGAGCACATTTagctccaggctttttttttttttttaaacccaataACCCAGAAGCAATTTCTCTTTGTCCTCAAGAAAGCAACACTTCAGCAGCCCCGTGATGCAGCTTAGTCAGGAAATTGCCACTGTCCAGCTCCCTACTCTCTCCATCCACAGAGCTATGGCAATTGAACAGCAGCAGGTCGCTTCTCCATGGATCCTCTGGCATCCATTTCTCAAAGGGCAGCTGGATCAGCAGAGGACTGTAAGGAAGCCTTTCGCCCCCGCTCAGTCATTTTCTGCTAGagagggagcagagcccacacagcatctgagggaggcagagcagcaGACGCTTTGCTCTCCTCCAGCCAACAAACAGCACCATGGCGAGGCTGGGCAGGGATGGCACCAGCCTAGCACAGAGATCAAGTCACAGAGAGCAGAGTTCTCACCTTCCCCCGTGCCTCCCTCAGCTGTTTCTCTGACGCCGCCTGTTTAGTGTTTGCTTCTCTCACCATCTTGT from Struthio camelus isolate bStrCam1 chromosome 5, bStrCam1.hap1, whole genome shotgun sequence includes the following:
- the RAB3IL1 gene encoding guanine nucleotide exchange factor for Rab-3A isoform X11 translates to MRRGQACLEEDGRKQPAVGHWKPLMPSKGGKEEPEHGCQDPGGDESQSTEQLNVSRLRSSSVEIREKGSEFLKEELHRAQKELKLKDKECERLSKVREQLEQELEELTASLFEEAHKMVREANTKQAASEKQLREARGKIDMLQAEVTALKTLVITSTPSSPNRELHPQLQSPSKAVFRKGHGRNKSTSSAVVSAASQIVTPEPVSHECKEVDSILFAEFQAWKESPTLDKSCSFLDRIYREDVGPCLDFTKQELSELVRVAVEQNTLTIEPVASQTLPVVKVSAVECGGPNGFRSQIVTKCALSGLPRTCKHRIMLGDSGNYYYISPSCRARITAVCNFFTYIRYIQQGLVRQDVELMYWEVMRLRREMSLAKLGFFPSEM
- the RAB3IL1 gene encoding guanine nucleotide exchange factor for Rab-3A isoform X5 gives rise to the protein MEVRKQKRQQEKGTETMSQACLEEDGRKQPAVGHWKPLMPSKGGKEEPEHGCQDPGGDESQSTEQLNVSRLRSSSVEIREKGSEFLKEELHRAQKELKLKDKECERLSKVREQLEQELEELTASLFEEAHKMVREANTKQAASEKQLREARGKIDMLQAEVTALKTLVITSTPSSPNRELHPQLQSPSKAVFRKGHGRNKSTSSAVVSAASQIVTPEPVSHECKESGVPALLSLLLCIIPGKAIHITYEPGWQALGADASSSLWQVDSILFAEFQAWKESPTLDKSCSFLDRIYREDVGPCLDFTKQELSELVRVAVEQNTLTIEPVASQTLPVVKVSAVECGGPNGFRSQIVTKCALSGLPRTCKHRIMLGDSGNYYYISPSCRARITAVCNFFTYIRYIQQGLVRQDVELMYWEVMRLRREMSLAKLGFFPSEM
- the RAB3IL1 gene encoding guanine nucleotide exchange factor for Rab-3A isoform X10, giving the protein MRRGQACLEEDGRKQPAVGHWKPLMPSKGGKEEPEHGCQDPGGDESQSTEQLNVSRLRSSSVEIREKGSEFLKEELHRAQKELKLKDKECERLSKVREQLEQELEELTASLFEIDMLQAEVTALKTLVITSTPSSPNRELHPQLQSPSKAVFRKGHGRNKSTSSAVVSAASQIVTPEPVSHECKESGVPALLSLLLCIIPGKAIHITYEPGWQALGADASSSLWQVDSILFAEFQAWKESPTLDKSCSFLDRIYREDVGPCLDFTKQELSELVRVAVEQNTLTIEPVASQTLPVVKVSAVECGGPNGFRSQIVTKCALSGLPRTCKHRIMLGDSGNYYYISPSCRARITAVCNFFTYIRYIQQGLVRQDVELMYWEVMRLRREMSLAKLGFFPSEM
- the RAB3IL1 gene encoding guanine nucleotide exchange factor for Rab-3A isoform X6 yields the protein MRRGQACLEEDGRKQPAVGHWKPLMPSKGGKEEPEHGCQDPGGDESQSTEQLNVSRLRSSSVEIREKGSEFLKEELHRAQKELKLKDKECERLSKVREQLEQELEELTASLFEEAHKMVREANTKQAASEKQLREARGKIDMLQAEVTALKTLVITSTPSSPNRELHPQLQSPSKAVFRKGHGRNKSTSSAVVSAASQIVTPEPVSHECKESGVPALLSLLLCIIPGKAIHITYEPGWQALGADASSSLWQVDSILFAEFQAWKESPTLDKSCSFLDRIYREDVGPCLDFTKQELSELVRVAVEQNTLTIEPVASQTLPVVKVSAVECGGPNGFRSQIVTKCALSGLPRTCKHRIMLGDSGNYYYISPSCRARITAVCNFFTYIRYIQQGLVRQDVELMYWEVMRLRREMSLAKLGFFPSEM
- the RAB3IL1 gene encoding guanine nucleotide exchange factor for Rab-3A isoform X1, whose translation is MANPMQRTSPDLCGKDGLVSFGLHLPVIGFIPFLWVILLLNPSPSLVFGAFGDLLIPLVMSLFSQACLEEDGRKQPAVGHWKPLMPSKGGKEEPEHGCQDPGGDESQSTEQLNVSRLRSSSVEIREKGSEFLKEELHRAQKELKLKDKECERLSKVREQLEQELEELTASLFEEAHKMVREANTKQAASEKQLREARGKIDMLQAEVTALKTLVITSTPSSPNRELHPQLQSPSKAVFRKGHGRNKSTSSAVVSAASQIVTPEPVSHECKESGVPALLSLLLCIIPGKAIHITYEPGWQALGADASSSLWQVDSILFAEFQAWKESPTLDKSCSFLDRIYREDVGPCLDFTKQELSELVRVAVEQNTLTIEPVASQTLPVVKVSAVECGGPNGFRSQIVTKCALSGLPRTCKHRIMLGDSGNYYYISPSCRARITAVCNFFTYIRYIQQGLVRQDVELMYWEVMRLRREMSLAKLGFFPSEM
- the RAB3IL1 gene encoding guanine nucleotide exchange factor for Rab-3A isoform X8 yields the protein MANPMQRTSPDLCGKDGLVSFGLHLPVIGFIPFLWVILLLNPSPSLVFGAFGDLLIPLVMSLFSQACLEEDGRKQPAVGHWKPLMPSKGGKEEPEHGCQDPGGDESQSTEQLNVSRLRSSSVEIREKGSEFLKEELHRAQKELKLKDKECERLSKVREQLEQELEELTASLFEIDMLQAEVTALKTLVITSTPSSPNRELHPQLQSPSKAVFRKGHGRNKSTSSAVVSAASQIVTPEPVSHECKEVDSILFAEFQAWKESPTLDKSCSFLDRIYREDVGPCLDFTKQELSELVRVAVEQNTLTIEPVASQTLPVVKVSAVECGGPKKCALSGLPRTCKHRIMLGDSGNYYYISPSCRARITAVCNFFTYIRYIQQGLVRQDVELMYWEVMRLRREMSLAKLGFFPSEM
- the RAB3IL1 gene encoding guanine nucleotide exchange factor for Rab-3A isoform X7, producing the protein MANPMQRTSPDLCGKDGLVSFGLHLPVIGFIPFLWVILLLNPSPSLVFGAFGDLLIPLVMSLFSQACLEEDGRKQPAVGHWKPLMPSKGGKEEPEHGCQDPGGDESQSTEQLNVSRLRSSSVEIREKGSEFLKEELHRAQKELKLKDKECERLSKVREQLEQELEELTASLFEIDMLQAEVTALKTLVITSTPSSPNRELHPQLQSPSKAVFRKGHGRNKSTSSAVVSAASQIVTPEPVSHECKEVDSILFAEFQAWKESPTLDKSCSFLDRIYREDVGPCLDFTKQELSELVRVAVEQNTLTIEPVASQTLPVVKVSAVECGGPNGFRSQIVTKCALSGLPRTCKHRIMLGDSGNYYYISPSCRARITAVCNFFTYIRYIQQGLVRQDVELMYWEVMRLRREMSLAKLGFFPSEM
- the RAB3IL1 gene encoding guanine nucleotide exchange factor for Rab-3A isoform X4; amino-acid sequence: MANPMQRTSPDLCGKDGLVSFGLHLPVIGFIPFLWVILLLNPSPSLVFGAFGDLLIPLVMSLFSQACLEEDGRKQPAVGHWKPLMPSKGGKEEPEHGCQDPGGDESQSTEQLNVSRLRSSSVEIREKGSEFLKEELHRAQKELKLKDKECERLSKVREQLEQELEELTASLFEEAHKMVREANTKQAASEKQLREARGKIDMLQAEVTALKTLVITSTPSSPNRELHPQLQSPSKAVFRKGHGRNKSTSSAVVSAASQIVTPEPVSHECKEVDSILFAEFQAWKESPTLDKSCSFLDRIYREDVGPCLDFTKQELSELVRVAVEQNTLTIEPVASQTLPVVKVSAVECGGPNGFRSQIVTKCALSGLPRTCKHRIMLGDSGNYYYISPSCRARITAVCNFFTYIRYIQQGLVRQDVELMYWEVMRLRREMSLAKLGFFPSEM
- the RAB3IL1 gene encoding guanine nucleotide exchange factor for Rab-3A isoform X9, giving the protein MPSKGGKEEPEHGCQDPGGDESQSTEQLNVSRLRSSSVEIREKGSEFLKEELHRAQKELKLKDKECERLSKVREQLEQELEELTASLFEEAHKMVREANTKQAASEKQLREARGKIDMLQAEVTALKTLVITSTPSSPNRELHPQLQSPSKAVFRKGHGRNKSTSSAVVSAASQIVTPEPVSHECKESGVPALLSLLLCIIPGKAIHITYEPGWQALGADASSSLWQVDSILFAEFQAWKESPTLDKSCSFLDRIYREDVGPCLDFTKQELSELVRVAVEQNTLTIEPVASQTLPVVKVSAVECGGPNGFRSQIVTKCALSGLPRTCKHRIMLGDSGNYYYISPSCRARITAVCNFFTYIRYIQQGLVRQDVELMYWEVMRLRREMSLAKLGFFPSEM
- the RAB3IL1 gene encoding guanine nucleotide exchange factor for Rab-3A isoform X14, which codes for MPSKGGKEEPEHGCQDPGGDESQSTEQLNVSRLRSSSVEIREKGSEFLKEELHRAQKELKLKDKECERLSKVREQLEQELEELTASLFEEAHKMVREANTKQAASEKQLREARGKIDMLQAEVTALKTLVITSTPSSPNRELHPQLQSPSKAVFRKGHGRNKSTSSAVVSAASQIVTPEPVSHECKEVDSILFAEFQAWKESPTLDKSCSFLDRIYREDVGPCLDFTKQELSELVRVAVEQNTLTIEPVASQTLPVVKVSAVECGGPNGFRSQIVTKCALSGLPRTCKHRIMLGDSGNYYYISPSCRARITAVCNFFTYIRYIQQGLVRQDVELMYWEVMRLRREMSLAKLGFFPSEM
- the RAB3IL1 gene encoding guanine nucleotide exchange factor for Rab-3A isoform X15: MPSKGGKEEPEHGCQDPGGDESQSTEQLNVSRLRSSSVEIREKGSEFLKEELHRAQKELKLKDKECERLSKVREQLEQELEELTASLFEEAHKMVREANTKQAASEKQLREARGKIDMLQAEVTALKTLVITSTPSSPNRELHPQLQSPSKAVFRKGHGRNKSTSSAVVSAASQIVTPEPVSHECKEVDSILFAEFQAWKESPTLDKSCSFLDRIYREDVGPCLDFTKQELSELVRVAVEQNTLTIEPVASQTLPVVKVSAVECGGPKKCALSGLPRTCKHRIMLGDSGNYYYISPSCRARITAVCNFFTYIRYIQQGLVRQDVELMYWEVMRLRREMSLAKLGFFPSEM
- the RAB3IL1 gene encoding guanine nucleotide exchange factor for Rab-3A isoform X3 encodes the protein MANPMQRTSPDLCGKDGLVSFGLHLPVIGFIPFLWVILLLNPSPSLVFGAFGDLLIPLVMSLFSQACLEEDGRKQPAVGHWKPLMPSKGGKEEPEHGCQDPGGDESQSTEQLNVSRLRSSSVEIREKGSEFLKEELHRAQKELKLKDKECERLSKVREQLEQELEELTASLFEIDMLQAEVTALKTLVITSTPSSPNRELHPQLQSPSKAVFRKGHGRNKSTSSAVVSAASQIVTPEPVSHECKESGVPALLSLLLCIIPGKAIHITYEPGWQALGADASSSLWQVDSILFAEFQAWKESPTLDKSCSFLDRIYREDVGPCLDFTKQELSELVRVAVEQNTLTIEPVASQTLPVVKVSAVECGGPNGFRSQIVTKCALSGLPRTCKHRIMLGDSGNYYYISPSCRARITAVCNFFTYIRYIQQGLVRQDVELMYWEVMRLRREMSLAKLGFFPSEM